The Reichenbachiella carrageenanivorans region TACACCAGCCCATAGTCAATGGTGCATACTGCGATACCTTTTCCATCTCTTCTATAGGGCCATGGCAAGTCTGGCATTCTATTTCCCCTACTTGCACGTGCTGAGAGTGATTGAAATAAGCAAGGTCTGGTAAGTTATGTATTCTCACCCACTCGATAGGCTCGTTGTTTTCTATCGCTGCATAGATCTTTTGAATCTCTGGAGATTCTGTCTTGATAGATGAGTGACAATTCATACAAATGTTTGGCGAAGGAATGTTGGCATTTTTACTTTTTCTTACGCCTGTATGACAATAATTACAATCGATTTTATAATCTCCTGCGTGAATTTTATGAGAGAATGCGATCGGTTGATCTGGCTGATAGCCCTGCTGAACTCCAATAGTGAATATACCATCGATAGCGGACTTCATAATAATAGCAGTGAATATGAATGCTGCCAGTCCTAAGAAAGCGTTGCTTTTCACCAATGCTCCCATGTCGAATGTTTGCTCAGCAATTTCTCTATCCTCTTCAGACAAATCCTCTTTCTGAGACAAATATTTTTTCAACATCGTAATGATCATGGCCAATACCGCAAGTATCAACACAAGCACGATAAGCAGTACAATCATGATCGTATTCACAAACTGAGAAGGCTCTTGCTCCGTAGACGCGCCGCCTGCTGCTGCAGTGCTTTCTTCAGCAGCTACCACTACTTCTTTGCCCGACTCCACTTTGATATAACCAACGATTGAAGCAATTTCTTCATCTGAGAAATCGAAGGCAGTCATCTCCGTTTTGTTGTATTCATTGTAGAGGTTTACTGCGTATTC contains the following coding sequences:
- a CDS encoding c-type cytochrome, with the translated sequence MSKKYSLHSRAGFLSTKTVLFLSLIFSVLFTQNVAVAQDADGIPTDEAIISAGEKLFKANCTVCHDVNDKVIGPALRDVHKRRNLAWIQAFVKNSQKVIKSGDEYAVNLYNEYNKTEMTAFDFSDEEIASIVGYIKVESGKEVVVAAEESTAAAGGASTEQEPSQFVNTIMIVLLIVLVLILAVLAMIITMLKKYLSQKEDLSEEDREIAEQTFDMGALVKSNAFLGLAAFIFTAIIMKSAIDGIFTIGVQQGYQPDQPIAFSHKIHAGDYKIDCNYCHTGVRKSKNANIPSPNICMNCHSSIKTESPEIQKIYAAIENNEPIEWVRIHNLPDLAYFNHSQHVQVGEIECQTCHGPIEEMEKVSQYAPLTMGWCINCHRETDVNTKGNDYYNKLVEMHSEHSKEPMKVEDIGGLECSKCHY